One Nicotiana tomentosiformis chromosome 4, ASM39032v3, whole genome shotgun sequence genomic window carries:
- the LOC104089225 gene encoding protein MAIN-LIKE 1-like, translating to MEIDRLQFDWALITAMIGGGDRRHTHYLPIREATIKLEHMEVIFGLLVDGMHVAYPHVLRDYTREDYLNMLQRLTGFQLAEPTALSGTGRSQLTPVRQHLVALYAEITDDSAPEDIDQQTRMMLLMMFGGILFPNTSENLVSLRFLQLMVELL from the coding sequence ATGGAGATCGACCGATTACAATTCGATTGGGCCCTGATCACGGCTATGATaggcggtggcgaccggagacacACACATTATCTACCTATCAGAGAGGCTACCATCAAGCTAGAGCACATGGAGGTTATATTCGGGTTGCTCGTTGATGGTATGCATGTAGCTTACCCGCATGTTCTTAGGGACTATACAAGAGAGGACTACCTAAATATGCTGCAGAGGCTCACTGGTTTCCAGCTTGCGGAGCCTACTGCTTTGAGTGGTACCGGTCGATCGCAGCTGACGCCCGTTAGGCAACATCTGGTGGCGCTGTACGCGGAGATTACTGATGACTCAGCGCCAGAGGATATCGACCAACAGACGAGGATGATGTTGTTGATGATGTTTGGTGGTATtctgttcccgaacacttcggaaaacctagtcagcttgcgaTTTCTACAACTAATGGTGGAGTTGTTGTAG